In Chitinophagaceae bacterium, the genomic window GTTCCTTTGCGCCTGGGTTTTGATGTGTTTGAAAACAACAGCATCAGCCAGGAAAAAATAAATATGTTTGCCGAATGCATGAAAGCATACCGGCACTTAATGAATGCTTATAAAGTAGAAGCGCATTTTGCATGTGCTACCAGTGCAATGAGAGATGCGCAAAATGCCGGGGAAATCATCAAGTTTATTGAAAAAGAATGCGGCATCGGCATAAAAGTAATTACCGGAGATTTTGAGGCCAACCTTGTTTACGAAAATCACTTTGCCGAAAACCTGGACATTGACAAAAGCTACCTGTATATTGATGTTGGCGGCGGCAGCACCGAGTTATCTTATTTCAGCAGCAATGTGCTGCAGTACAAACAATCTTTTAATATTGGCACCATAAGGCTTTTAAAAAATAAAGTAGGCGATGATGAATGGGATATTTTTAAAACTTGCATTAAGCAAATTACTAAAGACCAAAAAGAGGTTGTGGCCATTGGTAGTGGTGGCAACATCAATAAAGTGTTTTCGCTGAGTAAACGCAAAGAAGGGAGGCCATTATCCATTGAATTGCTTCTGGATTATTATAAAGACCTCTCTGCATTATCCGTTACTGAAAGGATAGAAAAATTTAACCTTAGGGAAGACAGGGCCGATGTAATAGTACCAGCTTTGCAAATTTATACACAGGCCATGCGCTGGGCCAATGCAAAAGAAATTTATGTGCCCAAAATTGGCCTTGCAGACGGCTTAATAAAGCATTTGTGGAACGAAGTAAAAAATAAAAATTTATAAGCCGGGGCTTAAGCAACTAAGATATTATTATTAAATTAATGATATATTTATACCGGAATTGGTTGGGGAAAATGTATTTGTTTAACCGTTCTCTGTTATTTAAAAACTCATTACATGTCTGTAAATAAAGAAGTAAAAAGAATAACTACCAACACCTTGCAAAAGATGAAAGCTGCTGGAGAAAAAATTTCTATGATAACGGCTTATGATTTTTCATTTGCCAAAATATTTGATGCAGCAGGTATAGATATTATTCTTGTGGGTGATAGCGCAAGCAATGTAATGGCCGGCCACGAAACTACGCTGCCAATTACATTAGACCAAATGATTTACCATGCATCGTCGGTAGTAAGAGGTGTAGAACGCTGCCTGGTTGTTGTTGACCTGCCCTTTGGCTCTTACCAGGGAAACAGTAAAGAAGCGTTGAGCAGCGCTATTCGCATCATGAAAGAAACCGGCGGCCACAGCATTAAAATGGAAGGCGGCTCGGAAGTTGCAGACTCCATAAAACGCATTGTAGATACCGGAATTCCCGTAATGGGCCACCTTGGGCTCACACCACAAAGTATTTACAAATTTGGCACTTATGCAGTAAGGGCAAAAGAAGAAACCGAAGCCGATAAATTAAAAACAGATGCTTTGCTCCTGCAGCAATCGGGTTGCTTTGGTATAGTGCTGGAAAAAATACCGGCAACATTAGCTGCCGAAGTGAGCAGCAGCCTGCAAATACCAACAATTGGTATTGGCGCCGGTGGCAATTGCGATGGCCAGGTGCTGGTGATGCATGACATGCTGGGTATCAATACCGAATTTAAACCCCGTTTTTTGCGACAGTATTTAAATTTGAATGACCAAATTTCCGGGGCTGTGCAGCATTATATTAAAGATGTAAAATGTGGCGATTTCCCCAATACCAATGAGCAGTATTGATTGGCTTGAAACTCTCCTCTTCTATCTTAATAAAAGAAAAATTATTCCACTATCAAATCTAATGTGATAGTGCCCTGATGCGGATGGTTAACGATGAGTTTGTATGCGCCAAATGCCGTATTTGCCGGTAATTTAATTTTATGTACTTCATTATTACTTGTTATAGTAAAAATCTTTCCGGCAATAACTTCTTGCCCATTTGATGCCAGTAATTTTAAAGAATAGTTCCCTTTTGGCTGGTTTTTAAAATATACTTTAAGCAATTTTCCGGTTACCGGGTTTGGTATTACCGCAATAGAAGATTTCTGTTTTACTTCTGCCAGTTTTACAATATTGCTTAAAATGGTTCTTCCGGATGTTTCTATTGCTTTAATCCTGTAATAAAGCGTTTGTGCCGGAGCATTATTATCTGCACGCTGAAAACGCAAATAATTTACCTGGCTGTTTTGAATATTATTTATCATTCCCTTTTCGGTAAAATTTTCTCCGTCGAGGCTCCTTAAAACTTCATACCGTACTATATTTTGCTGGTTGGCCACATCCCAATGAACCAATACAGTTTTTTCATTTGTTCGCACCGCATCTACATTAATAAAAGTAACGGGCAAGGCAATTTGCTGTTTAAATACAATCATAAACCTGTTTACTGCTGCACTTTCATTATTGGTTATACTAAAATCATATAAATCTTCGCCCTGTGTACTTAACAGCGTGGAAGTGTTGAGGAAATTATCTATTAAATAAGCCGAAAGACCATAAAGTTGTAAGTCTTCTGTAATAAATTTTATCCTGTACTTGGCCACTTTCATATTTCTAATATTAAGAAAAATAGTGTCTTCGGAATTAACTAATGCATGACGTTCCAGCATGAGTTCAATATTGCCTTTTGCAATTGAAATATTTTCACCTGTGTTTCTCAATTTATTGGCATCTTCAGCATCTACATTATTACTGTATAATTCACCAAAATGCAACATAGAACCATCAAGGGTAAAATAGCTGCTGTCGGTATGTTTTTTCTCCAGCAACATCATAAAGCGCTGCATGTTGTTTCCACCCATACGGAAAACAGCATTGCTTCCGGCTGCTTTACCATTTTCGGTAAATAAAAGGGTACTATTACCATTATTCTCAGCCTTTACAAAAAATGCAGAACCCGATTCTAAATTGTTACATACAGAATTTGCTGCTCCATAGCTTCCGGTACCCGGGAAAATTTCGTAATCCCCCGTTCCACTATTAAAAGTTAATAGCTGAAAAGCGCCAAGGCCGTACTGACCGCCATTTACAGGGTTACTTAAGAAAGGATCCCAAACATAAAACATGGGTGAAACATTGGTTCTGGTAATGGAACGCAGTTCAATTGCAGATGCATAAGGATTGGCAGCGCAAATAAACTGGCCAGCCAGCATTCCCGTAAAGTTTAATGTTTTATTGCCGGTTATTAATTTTCCTTTTGTACGTAATGTAGTGTTACTTACAAGCGCAT contains:
- a CDS encoding exopolyphosphatase, encoding MVLAAIDIGSNAARLLISEVIQNKNGGASFNKLNLVRVPLRLGFDVFENNSISQEKINMFAECMKAYRHLMNAYKVEAHFACATSAMRDAQNAGEIIKFIEKECGIGIKVITGDFEANLVYENHFAENLDIDKSYLYIDVGGGSTELSYFSSNVLQYKQSFNIGTIRLLKNKVGDDEWDIFKTCIKQITKDQKEVVAIGSGGNINKVFSLSKRKEGRPLSIELLLDYYKDLSALSVTERIEKFNLREDRADVIVPALQIYTQAMRWANAKEIYVPKIGLADGLIKHLWNEVKNKNL
- the panB gene encoding 3-methyl-2-oxobutanoate hydroxymethyltransferase, giving the protein MSVNKEVKRITTNTLQKMKAAGEKISMITAYDFSFAKIFDAAGIDIILVGDSASNVMAGHETTLPITLDQMIYHASSVVRGVERCLVVVDLPFGSYQGNSKEALSSAIRIMKETGGHSIKMEGGSEVADSIKRIVDTGIPVMGHLGLTPQSIYKFGTYAVRAKEETEADKLKTDALLLQQSGCFGIVLEKIPATLAAEVSSSLQIPTIGIGAGGNCDGQVLVMHDMLGINTEFKPRFLRQYLNLNDQISGAVQHYIKDVKCGDFPNTNEQY